Part of the Fundidesulfovibrio terrae genome is shown below.
GTTGGTGGCGTTGCGGTGCAGGAACACGAACAGCGCCCGGCGCAGCGGCCCCATGGACGAATGCCTGGCGGGCACCAGGGCGATGCGTCCCAGGTAGAACTTGGCCGCCTTCACGTCCACGGGCAGCCCCTGGCGCGCGGCCAGGCGCAGGAGCGCCGGGGCGTCAGGGGTCTCCATGAAGCCGGTCCTGGCGATGACCCGGTGGATGCCCTGTCCCAGGTCGCTCACCTGCAGGCGCTGGGAGTCGGGCACCACGGGCACGTCCTCGGTGACGATGGAGAGCAGCACCACCTTCTCGTGCAGCATCCTGTTGGTGTTCAGATGCTGCAGGAGCATGGGCGGGATTTCCTTGCGGAAGGTGGAAAGGAACACCGCCGTGCCCGGCACGCGCGCGGGGTTGTCCGCCTCCACGCGCCTGACGAAGCGCTCGATGGGCAGCCGGTGCGAGAGCATGCGCCTGGCCAGGGTGCGCCAGCCGTCGCGCCAGGTGATCATGACCCCCATGAAGGCCACGGCCACGGCCACCGGGAACCAGCCGCCCGAGAGGAACTTGGTCAGGCACGATCCCAGGAAGGCCAGGTCCATGACCAGGAAGAGCGTCGTGAGGAGCCCCGCGCGCCACTCGGGCCAGCCCCACACGCCCACGGCCACGCGGTAGAAGAGCACCGCCGCTATGGTCAGCGTGGCCGTGACCGCGATGCCGTACGCCTCGGCCAGGTTCTCCGAGGCGCGGAACTCCAGGGCCAGGAACAGGCATGCGGCCAGCATCATCCAGGTGACGAAGGGCAGGTGGATCTGCCCCTGGGTCCTGGCCGAGGTGTGCACCACCTGGAGCCTCGGCATGAAGCCCAGCTGGATGGCCTGGCGGGTCTGGGAGTACACTCCGGAGATGATGGCCTGGGAGGCGATGATGGTGGCCGCCGTGGCCAGGATCACCAGGGGAACGGTCAGGGCGGCCGGGGCCAGGTTGTGGAAGGGCTCCTCGGCGGCCTCGGGCCGGGCCAGCAAAAGCGCCCCCTGCCCGAAATAGTTGAGCACGAGCGCGGGCAGGGCCACCGCGAACCAGGCCAGCCGGATGGGGTTTTTGCCGAAGTGCCCCATGTCGGCGTGCAGGGCCTCGGCCCCGGTGACGCAGAGCACCACCGCGCCGAGCATGAGAAATCCGTGCAGGCCATGGGCCATGAAGAACCGCGCGCCCCAGACCGGGTTGGCGGCCGCCAGGATGTCCGGCCGGGCCAGAATGGGCGGGACGCCCAAGGCGGCGATGGCCGCGAACCACACCAGCATCACCGGGCCGAAGAGCCTGCCGATGGAGCCCGATCCGCGCGACTGCACGGCGAAAAGCCCCACGAGAACGGCGCAGGCCAGGGGGAGCACCAGCGCCTTGGACTGCGGCGCGGCCACCTCCAAGCCCTCCAGTGCGGCCAGCACGGAGATCACCGGGGTGATGGCCCCGTCGCCGTAGAGAAGCGCCGCCCCGAACAGGGCCAGGAGCACCATGCGCCCGCCGGGCCGGGCGTCCGGGGTTCGGTGGAGCAGGGCCAGCATGGGAAATATCCCCCCCTCGCCCTGGTCGTCCACGCGCAGCATGAACACCGCGTACTTGAGCCCCACCATGAGCAGGAGCGACCACAGGATGAGCGAGCATATCCCCAGCACGTTCTCCGGGGTGGGGTCAACGAGATGGAGTCCCGTGAAGCATGCCTTCATGGCGTACAGGGGCGAGGTGCCTATGTCGCCGAACACCACGCCCAGCGCCCCCAGGGCCAGCATCCTGGTGGAATGGGCACGGTGCTCCGGGTGGGGGTGGACTTCCTGAGGGGTGGACATGCCCGCAGCATAATCTTGTTTTTTAACGGAAATCCAGCGGATTTTGCCTGCCCCGCCTGCCCGCCGGTTGCCTTGCTGGCCGATTCCGGGCATCACATGGCAAACGAGGATCAAAGGCCGCTCCATGCAGCTTGGACCGAAACTGCCGGACAAGATCTACAAGAGGTCGCTCTTCTCCTGGGT
Proteins encoded:
- a CDS encoding potassium transporter Kup; the encoded protein is MSTPQEVHPHPEHRAHSTRMLALGALGVVFGDIGTSPLYAMKACFTGLHLVDPTPENVLGICSLILWSLLLMVGLKYAVFMLRVDDQGEGGIFPMLALLHRTPDARPGGRMVLLALFGAALLYGDGAITPVISVLAALEGLEVAAPQSKALVLPLACAVLVGLFAVQSRGSGSIGRLFGPVMLVWFAAIAALGVPPILARPDILAAANPVWGARFFMAHGLHGFLMLGAVVLCVTGAEALHADMGHFGKNPIRLAWFAVALPALVLNYFGQGALLLARPEAAEEPFHNLAPAALTVPLVILATAATIIASQAIISGVYSQTRQAIQLGFMPRLQVVHTSARTQGQIHLPFVTWMMLAACLFLALEFRASENLAEAYGIAVTATLTIAAVLFYRVAVGVWGWPEWRAGLLTTLFLVMDLAFLGSCLTKFLSGGWFPVAVAVAFMGVMITWRDGWRTLARRMLSHRLPIERFVRRVEADNPARVPGTAVFLSTFRKEIPPMLLQHLNTNRMLHEKVVLLSIVTEDVPVVPDSQRLQVSDLGQGIHRVIARTGFMETPDAPALLRLAARQGLPVDVKAAKFYLGRIALVPARHSSMGPLRRALFVFLHRNATNPATYYNIPPEHVLELGVQLRF